The Janthinobacterium tructae genome contains the following window.
GGGAGCAACAGGACGAAATACGCCGACAGATGGCCGCGCGCGGCTATGGCGTGGCCAAGGTCGAGACACTGGCGGGCAATGTCGGCTACCTGGATTTGCAAGGCTTCTCCCGCATCAAGGACGCGGCGCCCGCGATTGCCGAGGCGATGACGCGGCTGGCAGACAGCGATGCACTGATTCTTGATATGCGGGCCAATGGCGGTGGCGACCCGGCCGGCGTCGCCTTCCTGAGCAGCTATCTCTTCGACCAGCGTACGCATTTGAATGACCTGTATTGGCGCGAAGGCAAGCGCACGGAACAGTTCTGGACCGACACCGGCGTGCCGGGCAAGCACTATGGCCAGCACAAGCCGGTCTACGTGCTGACGGGGCCCCGTACTTTCTCCGGCGCGGAAGAATTCAGCTACAACCTGCAGCAACTCAAGCGCGCGACCCTGGTGGGCGAGACAACGGGAGGCGGCGCCAATCCCGGCCGCATGCGTGAACTGGGTCCGCATTTCGCCGCCTTCATTCCGAACGGGCGTGCCATCAATCCGATTACCAAGAGCAACTGGGAAGGCAGTGGCGTGACGCCCGATATCGGCGTGCCGGCCAGCGAGGCGCTGGAGAGGGCCCATCAGCTGGCGCTGGAACGATTGGCGGCGGCGAGCGCTGCTGCGCGGCAGGGGCCACAGCCGGGTGAATTGAAGCCCTAGTGTGACGCCTTGACACTATGAACGGGTTTCCACTGCCCTCAATTTATGCGTCTGCAGCCGGCGCGCGCGGCGTTTGCGCTCCCAGATGACGATGCCCGTCACCGACAGCATGGCGACCATGATGCCCATGAGGGACATCAAGATGCGTCCCGGTAAGCCGAGGATGCGGCCCGAGTGCAGGGGGAATTGCAGTTGCACGAAGACGTCGGCGGCCGTGCCTTCCCACGGCTTGTGCTGGCCGATGATGCTGCCGTCCATGCCGTCGACGTACAGGTTCGACAGGCCCATGCCGGCCGCGCCGAATTCGTCGGCGGGGTCGAAGAACGAGACGTTGTAGAACGAATAATTGCCGCCATAATAAATGCCGCCGATGGGCGCCGTGATGCCGCGCTGCACAGCCGCCTGTTTGGCAATGTCTACCGCCTGCTCGAAGCCGATCACGGGCTTAATATACGTGCCGTAGGGCGCCGGCGTCTGCGTTTCGTACGGTCCCGGCGTGGTGGTGGACACCAGCGACATGACGGGATAAAACACTTCGCGGTACAGGTTCAGCGAGAACGAGGTGAACGCGACGACGATGATGATGGCCCACACCCACAGGCCGCCCGCGCGGTGCAGGTCGAAATTGAGCTTGTAGCCGCCCGCCGCCCAGCGCACCACCCACGACGGTTTCCAGCGCCGCCACCAGCTGGCGGCGTCGCGGTGGCGCGGCGCCTCGTCCAGGGCGCGTGGGCGAAGGCGGCGTGGCGTGGTCAGGTAAAACGCCACCATGCTGTCGAGCAGCCAGATCAGGGCGACCGTGCCCATCAGCCAGTAGCCCCAGCGGTCCGTGCCCCAGAAAGCGGGCACGTGCAGGCTGTAGTGCAAGTGGCGCAGGAACGGCATCAGGCTGCGGCGCGACAGGGAAATGGCCGTCGAATCGCGCGCGCCCGTGATCTGCGCCGTGACGGGGTCGATGTACACGGTGTCATAGTCGAGCACGAACGGCTTGTTGGTCGCCGGATCGGTTAGCGGGCGCACCATGAAGGCGGCCGCATGGCCTGCTTCCAGGCCCAGGGTCATGTAATTGACTGCCACGCGCGGGTCGGCGGCAGCAACCTTTTGCGCCAGCACAAATGGTTGCTGCAGGGGGCCGCGGCCCGGCGTGTCCATGATGTCGGCGTTGAGCCATTCATCGAGTTCATGGTCCCACGACGTGACGGCGCCCGTGAGTCCCGCAACGATGAGGAAGAGGGCGATGGTGAGACCGGCCCAGCGGTGTATGACAGTCCAGAAAGCGCGCATGCGGTACAAACCTTCAACATGAAACCGGCTTGTTGCCGCCAGCAGGCGCCACCGGGGCGCACAGGGAAAAGCCAGGCACGGGCCTGGTATTTTGATAATGGGAATCGTTCTCATTATCCGCTGTGGCCAGTCGTTTGTCCAGCGCCATTGGTGTTGGCCCGGGGCAAACCGCGCATGCTAAGATGCTAGCAAGAAGTTAATTTACATTCCACATGGAAATAATCAAGGCTGAAGCGGCATGCGCATAGAAGATCGGAACAATATCCGCGTGAGCGAATGCAGCGCTGCGCCGCAGGCGGGCGCGGCAACCACCATGGTGTTCATGCATGGCTTTGGCTGCGACCAGACCATGTGGCGCTACCTGGAGCCGCTGTTTCGTCCCCGCTACCGCACGGTGCTGTTCGACCTGGTCGGCAGCGGCGCGTCCGACCTGGACGCCTATGATGTCGATCGCTACGTGCGCCTGGACGCGCATGGCGCCGATTTGCGGCAAGTCATCCATGCCGTCGGCGGCGGCCCCGTGATTTGCGTGGGCCACTCCGTCAGCGCCATGAGCGCCTTGCTGGCCAGCATCGCCGAGCCGGACTTGTTCGCCGCGCAAATCATGCTGGCACCGTCACCTTGCTATATCGATGACGCGGCGGCCGGCTACCGGGGCGGCTTCAGCCGTGCCGATATCGACGACTTGCTCGGTGCCATGGACAGCAATTACCTGGGCTGGTCCGCCAGCATGGCGCCGGCCATCATGGGCGCGCCCGGGCAACCGGCGCTGGGCGAC
Protein-coding sequences here:
- a CDS encoding PepSY-associated TM helix domain-containing protein; the encoded protein is MRAFWTVIHRWAGLTIALFLIVAGLTGAVTSWDHELDEWLNADIMDTPGRGPLQQPFVLAQKVAAADPRVAVNYMTLGLEAGHAAAFMVRPLTDPATNKPFVLDYDTVYIDPVTAQITGARDSTAISLSRRSLMPFLRHLHYSLHVPAFWGTDRWGYWLMGTVALIWLLDSMVAFYLTTPRRLRPRALDEAPRHRDAASWWRRWKPSWVVRWAAGGYKLNFDLHRAGGLWVWAIIIVVAFTSFSLNLYREVFYPVMSLVSTTTPGPYETQTPAPYGTYIKPVIGFEQAVDIAKQAAVQRGITAPIGGIYYGGNYSFYNVSFFDPADEFGAAGMGLSNLYVDGMDGSIIGQHKPWEGTAADVFVQLQFPLHSGRILGLPGRILMSLMGIMVAMLSVTGIVIWERKRRARRLQTHKLRAVETRS
- a CDS encoding S41 family peptidase, with the protein product MPLSRPAAAALLAFTMCCGTARAEMPVLDAATRGQLIDTLRQQLNDYYVFPEVAASIDAALRAKQREGGYDGITDATIFANVLTADLRTFGHDKHLRVNASDTALPRSAAPSREQQDEIRRQMAARGYGVAKVETLAGNVGYLDLQGFSRIKDAAPAIAEAMTRLADSDALILDMRANGGGDPAGVAFLSSYLFDQRTHLNDLYWREGKRTEQFWTDTGVPGKHYGQHKPVYVLTGPRTFSGAEEFSYNLQQLKRATLVGETTGGGANPGRMRELGPHFAAFIPNGRAINPITKSNWEGSGVTPDIGVPASEALERAHQLALERLAAASAAARQGPQPGELKP
- a CDS encoding alpha/beta fold hydrolase, with protein sequence MRIEDRNNIRVSECSAAPQAGAATTMVFMHGFGCDQTMWRYLEPLFRPRYRTVLFDLVGSGASDLDAYDVDRYVRLDAHGADLRQVIHAVGGGPVICVGHSVSAMSALLASIAEPDLFAAQIMLAPSPCYIDDAAAGYRGGFSRADIDDLLGAMDSNYLGWSASMAPAIMGAPGQPALGDDLASSFCRTDPAIARHFAQATFLSDHRAILPHNRTPALIVQCSDDFIAPPPVGEYLREMLPHSSLHVVENVGHCPHMSAPDASYRAIRHFLDGLHL